The genome window GATCTTAAATTCGTGTTCAAAGCGCGGCCTGGGCGGGATCTTACTGTATTGCTCAAGCTTATTTTTTATATCCTGTGTTAAACAAATATGCAGTTTGACGCGGTACATGACTGCCCTCTTTTGTTTTTGGTTATGATACAGTAGGCGAGCTTTAACGAGGCTTTTTGGTGCGGCTAAATTTGACCTTTTGCGAGGAGTTAAAATTTAGAAATTTGCTAGCTTAAATTAGAGCGTAAATTTGATCTAAATTTGAAGAAGAGCGTCAAATTTACGGCAGGTCGCCGAGCCGTATAAGCTCACGCGAGTCGCCGTAAATTTGCAAATTTAAATCAGCCTCCGTACATCAGCCTCGGTAGCCAAAGCGAGATTTCCGGGATGTATGTCACCAGGATGAGTCCGACAAATAGCGTCAATGTCCACGGCAAGCATGAGACGATGACGTCTTTTAGATTCATGCCGGTTAGGCCGCTGGCGACGAATAAATTTAACCCGACCGGCGGCGTGATCATGCCGATTTCCATGTTTACGATGAGCAGGATACCGAAGTGCACCGGATCCACGCCTAGCGCAGTCGCGATCGGTAGTAGCAGCGGCACCATGATCATCACGACCGATGAAGGCTCCATAAACTGTCCCATGATGAAAAGCAGGATGTTTACGATGATTAAAAAGCCGATCTTGCCGATATTTGCGGCTAGGATGCTATCAGCTATCGTTTGCGGGATGTTTTCGCTAGTTAGCAGATACGCAAACACGACCGCGTTTGCGATGATGAAAAATATCATCGCCGTCGTGATCGCAGACTCTAGACAGATGTCCCACAGGTCTTTAAATTTGATATCTTTATAAACAAATAGCGAAATAATCAGCGCATATATCGCGCTCGCCGCCGCAGCCTCGGTCGGGGTGAAAATGCCGCCGTAGATACCGCCGATAACGACTACTACGATTAGCAGCGCCCAAAAAGCTCTGAAGAATTTTTTTATCCGCTCGCTCCAAGGCTCGGGCGTAGTAGCTTTAAATCCAAGCCTTTTTGCTCCGATATAAGTCTGCGCTATCATCATACCGCCCAGCATCAGCCCCGGCACTACGCCCGCCATAAAGAGCTCGGCGATACTGGCATTTGATGTCACGCCGTAAACGATCATAACAACCGAAGGCGGGATCAAAATACCTAGCGAGCCTGCCGTCGTGATACCGCCCACTGCGTATTCTTTAGGGTAGCCGGCCTCTTTAATGGCAGCAAACATTATAGAGCCGATAGCTACGACGGTAGCGGGCGAGCTGCCAGAAACCGCGGCAAATATCACGCACGCAAATATCGAGCTCATCGGCAGGCCGCCCGGCAGGTGTCCGACCATGGATTTAGCAAAATCTATAATGCGTCTAGCAGAGCCGCCCTTGCTCAGTAAATTTCCGGCCAGGATAAACATCGGGATCGCCATGAGAGGAAATTTATTGATACCGTCAAAAATACGCTGAGGCACCTCCGCAACATCTAAGCTGGTAAAGAGCAGCATCGTTAAAACCGTACTAGCTCCCAGCGAAACGGCGACGGGAACGCCTATTAGCATGAGCCCAAACAGCGAGATAAATAAAAATGCGATGGTCATAGGCTCTCCTTAGCTTTTCTTGACCGAGTCGCGTATCATCTCGGCTTCGTTATTTACGATGACTTTATCGGCCGGCGTCATAGCGATCTGGAAAATTTTCTCTCCGGCGCGGTAGCTGGCTCCTAAAAAAGCGATCGGAACCACCAGCATTGGTACCCATTCCGGCACGCCTAGATCCACGCTCATGGAATCAAGCTCGATCAACACCTGTAGATACTGCACGCTATAAACTACGATAAACATCAAAAATACCGTCGTTATTAAGTTTGCCAAGATAAGGTATGCCTTGGCGATGATGGGCGGAAATCTCTCGATCAAAATCGTAACCGAGATATGTATGCCTTTTCTAAAGCCGTATGCGGCGGCGAAAAACGCCGACCAGATAAAAAGATAGTTCGTTAGCTCGCCGGCCCACGACCAGCCTGTGTTAAAGCAGTATCTCATCACTACGTTAACAAAGGCTAGCAGCGTGCCTGCGGCGATGCCTAGCACCGCTACGGTTTTGTTTACCGAGGCAATGCCGACATCTAAAATCTCAAAAAATTTACCCATAAAATCCTACTTCGTATTTATCGTTTTTTCTACCAGGTCTTGACCGATTACGTTGTAGAAGTTCGGATAAATCGGCTTCATAGCCTCTGCCCATTTGCCCTTTTGATCGGCATTTAGCTCGATGATCTCAAGCTTTTTGCTCTCGCTTGCGAATTTTTTAAGCTCGCTTAAAATATGCTCTTCTTCCTTAGCCGTCTCTTCGCGCTCGTAAGCCGTAGCCTCTTTTAGAGCCTTCGTTACGTGAGCCTTCATGTCATCGGGCAAACCTTTCCAAAATTTCTCGCTCATAACGACTAAATATCCCAAATATCCGTGGCCTGATAGCGTTAAAGAGCTTTGCGCCTCGTAAAATTTGGAGTTATAGAAATTTGAAAGCGGGTTTTCCGTCGCATCGACTACGCCTTGTTGAAGAGCCGGATAAACCTCTGAAAACGGCAATACTTGCGGGTTGCCGCCCACGACTTTGATCTGCTCTTCAAGCACTTTTGAGCTTTGGATGCGGAATTTTTGTCCCTTAGCGTCCGCAGGCTCTACGATTGGTTTTTTGCTCGAGCTAAAGTGCTTAAATCCCGCATCCCAAAAATCAAGCGCGATGAAGCCTTTTTTAGCGATCATATCTTTTAGGGCTTGTCCAACTTCGCCGTCTTGAACAGCGTAAAGATGGGCGTTATCTCTAAAGATAAATGGCAGGTCAAATAGTTGAAACTGCGGCACTATCGGCGTAAATTTAGAAAAACTAGGCGCGGCCATCTGTACGTTGCCAAGCTTTAGCGCGGCAAAAACTCTATCGTCGTCCATTAGCGATGCGGCAGGATATACCTCGACCTTGATCGCTCCGCCGCTAAGCTCGCCGACTCGTTTGGCAAAAAAGTCTGCAGCCTTGCCTTTTGGCGTAGAGGCGGCCACGACGTGGGCAAATTTGATCGTGTATGTTTTGCCTGCGGCAAACGCGCTGCCAGCAAGCGCGCAAGAAAGAAGCAGTGCGGAAAGTAACTTAATTTTCATCTGTGATCCTTTTTAAAAGATTAGCTAATTCAGCTAGGTGCAATTATAATTCATAAAAAAGCGGCTGCGTGAAAATGTTTCGACTTTTTGCAATAAATTTCAAATTTATGTGTAAATAAGTAACAATATCTCAGATTTGACCGTCAAATTTGAGAGCAAGTCAAAGTAAAATATAACGCTAAAAAGACTAAGTGTTACGAAAATACACATTATTTTATCAAATTTGACCTTTTCGTGCGGCGAGAGGAATTAGATTTGATAAAGCGGAAGCATAGGCGGGTTTGTTTGTGCGTTAATAAATTAATTACTATTTTATTGCTATAATACGGATAAATTTTATTACAAAGGAAAAATTATGTTTGAACTTAGAAAACTGCCTTTCGATCCGAAAGCAAACGCCGTCGT of Campylobacter showae contains these proteins:
- a CDS encoding TRAP transporter large permease, coding for MTIAFLFISLFGLMLIGVPVAVSLGASTVLTMLLFTSLDVAEVPQRIFDGINKFPLMAIPMFILAGNLLSKGGSARRIIDFAKSMVGHLPGGLPMSSIFACVIFAAVSGSSPATVVAIGSIMFAAIKEAGYPKEYAVGGITTAGSLGILIPPSVVMIVYGVTSNASIAELFMAGVVPGLMLGGMMIAQTYIGAKRLGFKATTPEPWSERIKKFFRAFWALLIVVVVIGGIYGGIFTPTEAAAASAIYALIISLFVYKDIKFKDLWDICLESAITTAMIFFIIANAVVFAYLLTSENIPQTIADSILAANIGKIGFLIIVNILLFIMGQFMEPSSVVMIMVPLLLPIATALGVDPVHFGILLIVNMEIGMITPPVGLNLFVASGLTGMNLKDVIVSCLPWTLTLFVGLILVTYIPEISLWLPRLMYGG
- a CDS encoding TRAP transporter small permease codes for the protein MGKFFEILDVGIASVNKTVAVLGIAAGTLLAFVNVVMRYCFNTGWSWAGELTNYLFIWSAFFAAAYGFRKGIHISVTILIERFPPIIAKAYLILANLITTVFLMFIVVYSVQYLQVLIELDSMSVDLGVPEWVPMLVVPIAFLGASYRAGEKIFQIAMTPADKVIVNNEAEMIRDSVKKS
- a CDS encoding DctP family TRAP transporter solute-binding subunit, which codes for MKIKLLSALLLSCALAGSAFAAGKTYTIKFAHVVAASTPKGKAADFFAKRVGELSGGAIKVEVYPAASLMDDDRVFAALKLGNVQMAAPSFSKFTPIVPQFQLFDLPFIFRDNAHLYAVQDGEVGQALKDMIAKKGFIALDFWDAGFKHFSSSKKPIVEPADAKGQKFRIQSSKVLEEQIKVVGGNPQVLPFSEVYPALQQGVVDATENPLSNFYNSKFYEAQSSLTLSGHGYLGYLVVMSEKFWKGLPDDMKAHVTKALKEATAYEREETAKEEEHILSELKKFASESKKLEIIELNADQKGKWAEAMKPIYPNFYNVIGQDLVEKTINTK